A genomic window from Paraburkholderia phytofirmans OLGA172 includes:
- a CDS encoding GlxA family transcriptional regulator, which produces MSTDRTASLSHFAFMPVPNFTMIAFTNAIEVLRMANYLTGQTLYRWSIVSPEGGPVTASNGLAVDTGPVECVGQPDIVFVVGGIDVQRATTAAHLVALRRFARMGSVLGSLCTGTYALARAGLLAGYACAIHWENMSALKEEFPDTRFLKELFVIDRDRVTCTGGVAPLDMMLNLIAPRVGTARVTQIAEQFIVEHVRDTSAQQKMPLVARLGSANKSLFEVISLMENNIEEPLSREELARLAGMSQRQLQRLFREHLGMTPTHYYLTLRLRRARELLLQTDMSIMHITMACGFQSACHFSKSYRDAFGTAPTRERRKQAPSLAPVTPVMAA; this is translated from the coding sequence ATGTCCACCGATCGCACGGCGTCGCTGTCGCATTTCGCATTCATGCCGGTTCCAAACTTCACGATGATCGCGTTCACCAACGCGATCGAAGTCCTCCGCATGGCGAACTACCTGACAGGACAAACGCTTTACCGCTGGTCGATCGTGAGCCCCGAAGGCGGACCGGTGACAGCGAGCAACGGTCTGGCGGTCGACACCGGCCCCGTCGAATGCGTCGGTCAGCCGGATATTGTGTTCGTGGTCGGCGGCATCGACGTGCAGCGCGCCACCACCGCCGCCCATCTCGTCGCCTTGCGCCGCTTCGCCCGCATGGGTAGCGTGCTCGGCAGCCTGTGTACCGGCACCTATGCGCTCGCGCGGGCCGGCTTGCTGGCCGGTTACGCATGTGCGATTCACTGGGAGAACATGTCGGCGCTCAAGGAAGAGTTTCCCGACACGCGCTTTCTGAAAGAGCTGTTCGTGATCGATCGCGATCGCGTTACGTGCACGGGCGGCGTCGCGCCACTCGACATGATGCTCAACCTGATCGCGCCGCGTGTCGGCACGGCACGGGTCACGCAGATCGCCGAGCAGTTCATCGTCGAACATGTGCGCGATACGAGCGCACAACAAAAAATGCCGCTGGTGGCGCGGCTCGGATCGGCCAACAAGTCGCTCTTCGAAGTGATCTCGCTGATGGAGAACAACATCGAAGAGCCGCTTTCACGCGAAGAGCTCGCGCGGCTCGCCGGAATGTCGCAACGGCAATTGCAACGGCTGTTCCGCGAGCATCTGGGAATGACGCCGACGCATTACTATCTGACGCTGCGCTTGCGGCGCGCCCGCGAGTTGCTGCTGCAGACCGACATGTCGATCATGCATATCACGATGGCTTGCGGCTTCCAGTCGGCTTGCCACTTCTCGAAGAGCTATCGCGACGCGTTCGGCACCGCGCCGACGCGCGAACGGCGCAAGCAGGCGCCGTCGCTGGCTCCCGTCACGCCTGTGATGGCAGCTTGA
- a CDS encoding creatininase family protein: MRFPLRRAFASVILLIATQPVFAQPSKTVLLEDLTWTELRDQIQGGKTTIIIPIGGTEQSGPDVALGKHNARVKVLSQRIAEGLGNAIVAPVIAYVPEGGYAPPTSHMRFPGTITVPDDVFEKTLESAANSFKVHGFTNIVFLGDHGGYQNDVRRAVAQLNKSWAGSGARAFVPPEYYGTSSDGYAQILRQHGVSDAEIGTHAGLADTSLLLAVAPQMVRIERLRSGPKLGPADGVYGGDPRHSSIELGQLGVDAIVSRTIDDIKKETASR, encoded by the coding sequence ATGCGCTTTCCACTAAGACGAGCTTTCGCATCCGTCATTTTGCTCATCGCCACGCAGCCCGTTTTCGCTCAACCCTCAAAAACCGTGCTCCTTGAGGACCTGACCTGGACCGAACTGCGCGACCAGATTCAGGGGGGCAAGACCACCATCATCATCCCCATTGGCGGAACCGAGCAAAGCGGCCCCGATGTCGCACTCGGCAAGCACAATGCACGCGTCAAGGTGCTGTCGCAGCGCATCGCCGAGGGCCTCGGCAACGCGATCGTCGCGCCGGTCATCGCCTACGTGCCGGAGGGCGGCTACGCTCCGCCGACCTCGCACATGCGCTTTCCCGGCACGATCACCGTGCCGGACGACGTGTTCGAAAAGACGCTGGAATCCGCCGCGAACAGCTTCAAGGTTCACGGCTTCACCAACATCGTCTTTCTCGGCGACCACGGCGGCTATCAGAACGATGTCAGGCGCGCCGTAGCCCAGCTCAACAAGAGCTGGGCCGGCTCGGGCGCCCGCGCATTCGTGCCGCCGGAGTACTACGGCACCAGCTCGGACGGCTACGCGCAGATCCTGCGGCAGCACGGCGTCAGCGATGCCGAGATCGGCACTCATGCGGGACTCGCGGATACCTCGCTGCTGCTGGCGGTCGCGCCGCAGATGGTACGGATCGAGCGCCTGCGAAGCGGTCCGAAACTGGGACCGGCCGACGGCGTCTATGGCGGCGACCCGCGGCACTCGAGCATCGAACTCGGTCAACTGGGCGTTGACGCGATCGTGTCGCGGACCATCGACGACATCAAAAAAGAGACCGCAAGCCGTTAA
- the fdhA gene encoding formaldehyde dehydrogenase, glutathione-independent codes for MSSNRGVVYLGQGKVEVQSIDFPKMVDPRGRSIGHGVILKVVSTNICGSDQHMVRGRTTAEVGLVLGHEITGEVIEVGRDVETLKIGDLVSVPFNVACGRCPTCKAQHTGVCLNVNPSRAGGAYGYVDMGGWIGGQAEYVMVPYADFNLLKFPDRAQAMSKIRDLTCLSDILPTGYHGAVMAGVKPGATVYIAGAGPVGMAAAASARLLGAACTIVGDMNEARLAHARKMGFQTIDLSKDATLGEQIEQILGIPEVDCAVDCVGFEAHGHGSSGSHEEAPATVLNSLMEITRAAGAIGIPGLYVTDDPGATDAAARKGSLSIRFGLGWAKSHSFHTGQTPVMKYNHNLMQAILWDRLPIADIVNVTVVSLDEAPDGYRQFDGGAPKKFVIDPHGLLKAA; via the coding sequence ATGAGCAGCAATCGCGGCGTCGTGTATCTGGGGCAGGGCAAGGTGGAAGTGCAGTCGATCGACTTTCCGAAGATGGTCGATCCGCGTGGCCGGTCGATTGGTCACGGCGTGATCCTGAAGGTGGTCAGCACGAATATTTGCGGCTCCGATCAGCACATGGTGCGCGGCCGCACGACCGCCGAGGTCGGCCTCGTGCTGGGCCACGAGATTACCGGCGAGGTGATCGAAGTGGGCCGCGATGTTGAAACGTTGAAGATCGGCGACCTGGTGTCGGTACCGTTCAACGTCGCTTGCGGACGCTGCCCGACCTGCAAGGCGCAGCACACTGGCGTATGCCTGAATGTGAATCCGTCACGGGCTGGCGGAGCGTATGGCTACGTCGACATGGGCGGCTGGATCGGTGGCCAGGCTGAGTACGTGATGGTGCCGTACGCTGACTTCAATCTGCTGAAATTCCCCGACCGCGCTCAGGCGATGTCGAAAATCCGCGACCTGACGTGCCTTTCCGATATTCTGCCGACCGGCTATCACGGCGCGGTGATGGCGGGCGTGAAGCCCGGCGCTACTGTCTACATTGCAGGGGCCGGGCCGGTGGGCATGGCGGCAGCCGCTTCGGCGCGCTTGCTGGGCGCGGCCTGCACCATCGTCGGCGATATGAATGAGGCGCGTCTCGCGCATGCGCGCAAGATGGGTTTCCAGACTATCGATCTGTCGAAGGACGCCACGCTCGGCGAGCAGATCGAACAGATTCTCGGCATACCCGAAGTGGATTGCGCCGTGGACTGCGTCGGCTTCGAGGCGCACGGCCACGGCAGCAGCGGCTCGCATGAGGAAGCGCCGGCCACGGTGCTCAATTCGCTGATGGAAATCACCCGGGCTGCGGGCGCGATCGGCATTCCCGGGCTCTACGTGACGGACGATCCGGGCGCTACCGATGCCGCCGCCCGCAAAGGCAGCCTGAGCATCCGCTTCGGTCTCGGCTGGGCCAAGTCGCACTCGTTCCATACCGGGCAGACGCCGGTGATGAAGTACAACCACAATCTGATGCAGGCGATCCTGTGGGACCGGTTGCCGATTGCGGACATCGTCAACGTGACGGTTGTATCGCTCGATGAGGCGCCGGACGGTTATCGGCAGTTCGACGGCGGCGCGCCGAAGAAGTTTGTGATCGACCCGCACGGGCTGCTGAAGGCGGCTTGA
- a CDS encoding YncE family protein, producing the protein MQLCAPHFSRVATAVAIALAGFCAAGAASAASAASAVATVAGMPPVVNPDNLYSEAGAGHMSPAVASALPRVYVPNLRSNDVYVIDPATLKVVDRFHVGFSPQHVVPAWDLQTLWVANNAEGRPDGSLTPIDPKTGHPGKPIMVDDPYNMYFTPDGQEAIVVAEAHARLDFRDAHTMALKSSLEVPQCKGINHADFSIDGKYALFTCEFGGKLAKIDLVNRKVAGYLELDRKGMPQDIRISPDGKVFYVADMMADGVHVVDGDSFTKIGFIKTGVGTHGLYPSRDGTRLYVSNRGSNLVHGPRHGKGSVSVLDFATRKVVANWPIPGGGSPDMGNVSADGKMLWLSGRFDDVVYAIDTTTGSVKSIPVGAEPHGLTVWPQPGRYSLGHTGNMR; encoded by the coding sequence ATGCAATTGTGTGCTCCCCACTTTTCACGCGTTGCAACGGCCGTCGCCATCGCGCTGGCCGGTTTCTGCGCCGCCGGCGCTGCGTCGGCTGCGTCGGCTGCGTCGGCTGTCGCAACGGTGGCCGGCATGCCGCCCGTGGTGAACCCCGATAACCTGTACAGCGAAGCGGGTGCCGGCCATATGAGCCCAGCGGTCGCCAGCGCGTTGCCGCGTGTCTATGTGCCGAACCTGCGTTCGAACGACGTCTACGTGATCGATCCGGCGACGCTCAAGGTGGTCGACAGGTTTCACGTCGGCTTCAGTCCCCAGCACGTTGTCCCTGCGTGGGATCTGCAGACGCTGTGGGTGGCTAACAACGCCGAAGGCCGCCCTGACGGCAGCCTGACCCCGATCGATCCGAAGACCGGCCATCCCGGCAAACCGATCATGGTCGACGATCCCTACAACATGTACTTCACGCCGGACGGCCAGGAAGCGATCGTGGTGGCGGAAGCGCACGCGCGACTGGACTTTCGCGATGCGCACACGATGGCGCTGAAATCGAGTCTCGAAGTGCCGCAGTGCAAGGGCATCAATCACGCCGATTTCTCGATCGATGGCAAGTACGCGCTCTTCACCTGCGAATTCGGCGGCAAGCTGGCCAAGATCGATCTCGTCAACCGCAAGGTCGCGGGCTACCTCGAACTCGACAGGAAGGGCATGCCACAGGACATCCGCATCTCGCCGGACGGCAAGGTGTTCTATGTCGCCGACATGATGGCCGACGGCGTCCACGTGGTCGACGGCGACAGCTTCACGAAGATCGGCTTCATCAAGACCGGCGTCGGCACGCACGGCCTGTACCCGAGCCGCGACGGCACCCGGCTCTACGTGTCCAATCGCGGCTCCAATCTCGTGCACGGACCAAGACATGGCAAGGGCAGCGTGTCGGTGCTCGACTTCGCCACGCGCAAGGTCGTCGCGAACTGGCCGATTCCGGGCGGCGGCAGTCCCGACATGGGCAATGTCAGCGCGGATGGCAAGATGCTGTGGCTGTCCGGCCGCTTCGATGACGTTGTCTACGCGATCGATACGACGACCGGCTCCGTCAAATCCATTCCGGTGGGCGCGGAACCGCACGGGCTCACCGTCTGGCCGCAGCCCGGGCGTTATTCACTTGGCCACACCGGGAATATGCGTTGA